Within the Malus sylvestris chromosome 4, drMalSylv7.2, whole genome shotgun sequence genome, the region GATGAACAGTCACGATCACGAAATCTCtaggataaaaaaaaaggatccgacgaggatccttttccctcATAAAAGGTACATATTCTCTTCGAAAACACCCATATAGAATAACAAATTATAAAAGGTTCAAGTTTTCTGGAAAACCTTACAATATTTCGGAGGATCTCTGGTTCACCTTATGATATCCGACAACTCCATCGTCCTCTGCTAAACTAACCCTGAAATCGAACCTTAAAACACCCAAATTTCCGATTGCAAACCCAAGTGCACTGAGTATTATCAGTTTTGGAGGGATTGAACACTCAAACAACTCATAAATAAcccttgtttgtaccatacttagggcctccgtatttagatctcgtataaacacttgggggactcaaatgtaattatgtaataaatgaaagggcaaatatgtaataagtgaggatcccttattctataaaaggactccccactctcctcattagggagGTCAAGTTTGAGACCATGGGAAGAGAGCatacagaaaataggctagagagcacactgcctctagcctcttgtatattcaccattcagagtgaaacaatatcaacatcaatgtggacgtagcccaaacattggggtgaaccacgatacatcttgtattctttacattcttgcagattcacggtcggatttacgttgttccaagatcttccggttttgtgcatcaacatttggcgccgtctatgggaatcgacacaaaaagttatgtcagttctctttcattttttcatctcaccaccttGAGACCTCATCActgtccaccgtgaatctgcaaaacccaagggCCCAAAACCTCACTTTTGGATTTTTTCCAGAaaaccctttctctctcttcgattcccagaagaaaataaaaagctttagtctttctctctctactcaaACAGTAGAAGAAACCCAACTCAAGATGCGCCTCTCCTTCTTTGTCATCTAACTCTCTGAACCTTgttctttctcctcttcttgCTCATGAACTCAACGCCCGTGAAATGGCCGAGATGTCCGGAATGGATTTTGGGATGATGGGTTTGGAGGGTTTGGTGGGTCACGACGCTAGAGGAGGAGGGTTTGGTGGATCCTTAGTCTCGTCTTCCTTCCTAAAATCCCAAAAAACCCATCAGATTTGCGGAGCTTCAAGATCTCGCTCTGCTGCTCCACTTCTCAGAAAGCGCTCTCCAGGTCGTCCATGTCTGGCACTCCAATAAAGATCTGACTCAAACATTGAAGAATGGATGTTTCTCGTCGATTTACGATTTGGGTGTTTAccattttgttgatttttgaaTCTGAGAGCGAAGCAGCAATTTCTCGGCCGCATTCGTGAAGAGGTTGTCGTCGTTGAAGGATCAGCACCTCAATAGCAATGGAGAAGAAGATCTGAAATCGAAAGACATGACGGAGTTCCATCTCTCCGACCTCAAAGTGACGGTCAAGCTTAAGAGCGAGTCTGACGACCACCAACAACCCCTACAGTCAGTCTCATATGCCTCACACATGAGTGATTTTAATAGAATCATTAACGGTGTTAAGAAAAAGGACCATAGCTATACATTTTGACGAGTTGAAGGACCAATAATCATGAAaataaagttgagagaccattgctccaattgggttaaagttgagggaccattgctacaattttctctatCCAAAATTAAAGCACTAAGTAATGAGAAAAGTGTTCCTTTAATTTCACAACATTTTCAATTGATTTCCTTTAAATCCTACAGTTATCATAGAGAACTTAATGGAGTTAGGGTGATATGACAAAGTAATCATGAACTTAACGGAGTAATGAGGTGTTGAAATGCCCATCGTGAACAAACACAACCCCTACACACACCTAGGAGCACCCTTTCTTGCATATCCATACGAGACTCGAGTAGGCGGGTTGGGAAAGGAAAGTGGGGCAGGAAAAATAACAATTTTGGTGGTTGATAGTGGAGCAAAAGCTGGCTAAAACGTACTACACCACCAGGCGGCTCATCTTAATGTTGAGTCTTTCTCCTCCGCCAACTCAACGTCGTCGTCACCCGCTAGACAAGGCAACTTTGAACGTAAGtcataacttattttgaatgaaaaacCTAATGGAATAAGAGTGAGGTGATAAATTAATGATTTCAAAGTTGATATAGCAAATcgcttaaaattttatttcatttttaaaaaaaaaaaatccaataagTGAAGAAATGGGAGTGTGAAATTGGATATTTGTAGACAAAATCTTCATTTGTCTTTTACCCAAAAAGATTTTACACTCCAACAATGCATATATTGTTAGGGGTCCCAATTATTCAACGTCCCCTTGTTCTTGTCATACTTTCTACATCTGGCATTTGCATGACAGTTTGGTAGGACCATTCATTtgtaacaattattattttttaaaggcTAGCCATTTTGTCCAATGATTAATTCTTTAGCCAGTGAAATATCAAATATATACGACTTATAAAATCATATGAAATAGATTTACGTAAGTATCCATGAGCACGTAAATAATATGACGCATACAACATCAGATTGCTTAAACGTGAACGTCTGAACTTAATTGGCTTATGTTCTTCATTTGAATCTATATCTTTTAGAAAACTAATTAAGGTGCTtagcaattttattttaattaatgtgAAATATGTGGACGTCTTAAAATATCCAGAGGATCAAATCATATTCTTTTGAATATcccttttctatttttattatatatatatatatatatatatagatatatatcaTGTGGTCGCACTCAAATAATGTCTAACTCATCCAACGTATCGATTAAGTagtatcatttttttattatgattaGGGTTTAGTTATTGTTGAAAACTTGAAGTTGTTTAATTACGTAATTAGATATGAATAATATGATCAAAAATAAATTACGTAATCAGATATGCTGGTGTAGGTCCATTAGGGTTTGTAATTCATACAAAATTACTAGCGAGAGAAACACCAAACTGTGGTtggatttttcttttctgtaaGCATTTTTATTTAGGGTATCTCTAACCTAAGAGTctaaaatttcaatatttaGCCCTCTATTTTCAActatcatttatatatatgagGTTAGCCAATTTTTTCATCTAACAGTAAAAAGGTAAGCGGCCTATAATTCTCACCGCCCACAAACTTTATAATTTGTTAAATTTTGTATTTCGTTGATTTTTactttttggccaataattttggatagTTTTTATATAATCTctcttatattatttttatgaaattttttatgtaaaaaaattcaaattctaaaaataaataaatttaatagtaaaatatgagaaaattgattttttttatggatTAGTGAACAAATGGATGGGTGTTTATAGAGTTTTGGAAGAGTTTTGGTGTTGTATCTGATttggattaattaataatattatcTTGAgagttgaatttaaatttgagcATTTAGATCCTTTTTATTACTGTTAAAGTTGATTGAATTGctcttccaaaaataaaaaaaaaagttgattgaattgaattgaagccGTTAGATTAAAAAAGAGATGTAGTTGGGTATGCCACACTAGATCAAAACTCAAGAGACACGACAACAATTGGATGTCAATGACACACCAATTTGGGCCATAGAAAAGTTGTTTTCCGTGCGCTCGCCCGTAGACAATTTGTCCCCTTTGTTGCATATGTTGAGCAAGGCCCGTGTGGGCTGTTCTTTAGGCTATCTCCAACCCAAGGGCTAAAATCCTAAAATTTAGACCTGTATTTTCCATTGTTTACCTATACGTATGAGGTTAGACAATTTTTTCCTCTAACTGTAAGGGACCTAAAATCCTCACCCCCAACTTTATAATTTGTTAAACTTTTgtatttgggtaaattacattttactccCTTAGGTTTGGAGTCGATTTCAATtacttacaacatctttaaaacatttcaatatcatatctcaagtactattttatttcaatataatacataagttacattttccatcaattgatccgttaagagctgacgtggctgccacatttgtgtcacgtggcaattttttttttatacagtaaaaaaatattataataatttatcctattaaaaaaaaaaaaaactgaaacccaGAATCCCATTCCCCACCTTTCTCTACTCTTCTCACACTCTTTCTCTCAAACCCCAAACCCCCCAAAATCCCCAGATATAAAACCCACACAATGCAGCTCTGCCGGGCCACCACCTTCAGCGCCTTCCTCCTCATGTTTACACTCCTCACCACCCCCATCGAAGCGCACAACATCACATGCCGACCTTCCCGTCATCACATCTCTTCAGCTTATCCGGGACGACCCGGACTCCTATGATGCTGGTTCCATCGGAAAAAAACTACATTATTGTCAACTACAGCCGGTTAACCTGCGGCTCTGATCAGTTTGGCCCCAGATTCAGCAATGACACTGACCTCTTCGCCCGCTCATGGCAAAATGACAAGGATTTCCGATTCACCGACGTCGTATCCGAATTCGCCGTCTGATATGTCTCCACTAGAAACACTAGTGCCAACACAAACCAGAGCCCCAACTATTTTTCGATGAAATTGTACTAATCGGTGACGGTCGTTGATGGCAAAGCCTTGGAATATGAATTGCCAGTGGACGCGAAGCTCGATTACTTATTGTGGTTCCATTTTGCAGAGATCGAATTGAGTGTGAAGAAGGTGGGGTGGGATGGGGaatttgggttgcagggaaggggtGGGTTTTTTTGGATgaaaggggaggtgaagagagtggatgaGAGGGAGAAAGGGTCGAGGAAGATGGTTtcagttttctttttaatttttttagtataaattattataatattgttaatgtgtaaaaaattaaatttttttttttgatgtggAACAAATTTAGGAGTCCACGTGGCAGACACGTCAGCTCTTAatggatcaatggatgaaaaatgtaacgaatgtattatattgaaatgaaatagtacttaaggtatgaaagtgaaatgttttgaagatattatatgaggttgcaatagacctcaaacctgaggtggtaaagtgtaatttaccctttgtattttattgatttttatttttttttggctaATAATTTTGAAGTTAGTTTTTGTATAATCtatcttgttctatttttatgaACGTTTCAGATACTTGCGCGGGCCCGCGTAGGGTTGTCTTCAGGTGGGCTGGCTGCTGCAGCTGGTCTCACTTCGGTCCTTCAGCCCACTTACAATCTTATCCATCTGGGGTGGATGCAAGACCCAAATACCCACTCTCAAACCCATAATCTTTATTTTTCCCACCTCAAAATACACCCCTTGAAGAGGTTTTGGGCCCAAAATTTGAGTTAATTTTTCTGTTTCCCACCTCTCCCTTGGAGATAACCTCACATGGTGCTACAGCTGATAACCTCACGTGCTGGTACAGTTGATGCGCTGGGCCCATTTGCCTTATCCGTCCAGGGTGAGGAGCAGACCTAGATTCCCACCCCCATatccaaaatcccaaaattttcacccaaaatacaTCTCTTAGACAATCTCCAACCGTttgattaaaacttaaaatttttagctcagaaaatttaggtttaaaCTCAGAAACAACTTTTCTGCTCTAACCCTTCTGGCCTAAATTTTAGCcacagattattaaagaatgaatttagccttttttaaaaaaataaataaattaactttaaaaaaaaattatgtagactatccgaaattaattttatgaacattttaatctaaaaagatTTAAATTcagataaatattgaaaaatcactaaatcaacaCATGAAACTCATGCAACACTatggaagaatatgaaacacatgatagagatgtatacatttttgggtgaattttgagttaaatatatattttttaaattattttagctgttgtatttaaatttgagtcattagatattttttttaccgttagatttgattatattcgatcttagccgttggatttaataaatatataaatataaaactaaaaaaagaagtttacacATGGACCATTAGATCAACCAACGACCCATTTAAAATTTGTCGCCCAATTAGAAATAGAGCCGTTAGACTCATTATTGCATGGGACAAGTGGGCGACAAGCCCACGTGGGTGATGTCGGCATACCTGCTGGGCTTGGCGCGTTCGCACGTCCTTGCCTGATGGGTGTGTTTcagttcttttttctcactctaaCGCATGGGCTCCACGACCGAGTTTGGCCTAAATCTTGGTTGGAATTTGGCTTTATTGTTTTTTAGTtctaaccaaggaagaaaatatcggtaatatcggaaatatcggtagtccgaaaacacggaaatatcgatggaaatatcgggataatatcgatatcgataaaaattacatggaaaccacggaaattgtaagaaaaacttggaaatttttattgaaactttgcaggatgtttatttagtcaattatctattagtttatcacaaaaaattggaaggaaatgcattgcatgatggatttaacattatcaagttgattatatagcgagctgacaaacattgtgagtgtagaaaatatgtagtaattaatgaaagaagtttaaacacaccaattgGGGCTTATTGCAGCAAGTTTTTTAGATATGACCTCGCACCAAGTTGTCTTTTGTGTTAATTTGTAATCTTAACTAGTTTTGTTGTGTTGTGTCAATTAGTTAAATTAAGCGGTACATCCAATTGGGgcttataaacattttaattctCCTTAAAAATCTAAGGGCAtttaatcaggattttaagtgattctttaaAGTTTAAGGGGTATTCGATCATGATTTTTAAGAAATTCATACATTCCAAATGTATTCATTTAGAAATTGATTCGAAGAGATTTTTAAAAAGTTGGGAAACtcgaaaaaatttaaaatatttcacataatattttaaacattctcAAATCGCTCCCTGAAAATTTGAGGGAATtcacttaaaattttacataaaagttttaaaaattattaaacttcatcaaaattcataaatttttaaatctattataatcctttaaaatctgaatggagtaaaaaattcaaatctaaacctAATATGAAACAATCACTAAATTACATAGAATTTCTAAACCAAATCTAACAAGGATCAATTACAATTCTAATACGATGTTGTAATTACTTGGAGTTTTTTAGGGCAATATGTAACACCCACCCCCATTTATAAAGATATATTTGTGTAATTATCCCCTAAACAttttaatatatcaaattggtcctCTTTGACTACCCAATCAGGATCCAAAACATTGGATCCCTTTCTTTCTGAAGTGGCCACGTGGCAGCCCCCCCTCCACTcatctcttttctttctctgtTCCCCCGTGActcccttcttcttttcttcttctttctgttttcttttcttcttctttctgttttcttttctttttcttctgtctccctctcggctctctctctcatatctccctcatctctcttctctgcaccgcAGCACGCACGCACCCATCGCACGCACCCATCTCCTCTGCTCCTCCCTCGCCTTCCTCCTCGTCGAACCCACATGCACACCATCGCACCTGCTCCGGCGAGTTCCTTCTatttctccggttaggtaagcttcgggtttttctttttatgttctAGATCGAAGCTTAGATGTGAAATTGAAGTTATATCTCGtctttttgcaaggtttttgggatgaaatcGACTCGGgataggcacacccatctccggcgaggccgtcggtgttagggctgggttcggttcttatcggttcggttttttgccaaaaccgaaaccaaaccgaaatttcggttcggttcggttcggcccaaatttttttcggtttttttcggttcggtttttttttcggttcggttttttcggttcggtttcggttttttttttttttcccctccaaaaaatgcaaaacaagcACAACATAATATAGGAATAGAAAATATGACATGTTTCCATCTCTACGTATAAAGTCTCATAAAACTAAAAGTCTCATAAAACTTAAAGTCCCATAAAACTTAAAGTCCAACTATAAATAGAatcaatcatcaatcaagtttaAGTCTTCAAAAAGTCCAAATTAAACATCAAAGTTTAAGCCTTAaaaaagtccaaatttaaaCATCACACAAGTCAAATAAACCTTCAAGGTTTCATCACTTCATGTCTTGCACAAATAAAATCTTCCAAGTCTTCAAGCTCAAGCTCAACGCATAGGCGGCCTAGGAGGCAACATAGCACCTTTCTTTGAGCTTCCCCTTGCCATTTctacatacaaataaaaataaaaataagaacatGACATAATTGGCACACATACTTGGCATAATTGAAATTTCAGATTATATTTTTGGCACACATACTTGGCATAATTGAAATTTCCAGCAACTATAGTACATAGTTACTAGCGAAGAAAACAATACCGATTGATGAAAATAACATCTTGGAAAATGCCTTCATCTCTCTTAGACCGATTCTCATAATTGCAGCCTGGTCATTCAAAATAAGCAGTCACAATGACATAGAAAAAGCAGATGAGATGTGGGTTCAACTTTTACCAAAATTTTTGAGCTTACCTTTGTGTTATTTCCCATCTCCAACCCATCCACAAAACCTGCTGCTATGGCCACAACATTTTTCAGGGTTCCACATAGTTCTACCCCTTCCACATCTTGGATCTATAAATTTCAAACACGGAAAGGTGTCAATGGAGCATTCCAATATAAATTTGATGTCAATCGCTAAATCAAATTATATGCTGGGATAAGCATTTAGCGTAGCTAACATACTACCAAATTTTTACTAAATGTGTGGGAAACTAAAGTAATTCCCGTCCGTGCCAAACATTCATGATAGTAAAAGACTAAAAGTACACTATTATGACATTCATTGTAACAATGTATTCGATGTACTCACAGGTGTCATATATCCCATTCAGAGTGCAGTATGATATCCAAATCTAGGAGACAAATTGGTGATCCATGGTGAAGGAAAAACATAAATGAACGCAAAGATTAACCACGGAAACAAGGGCCTAGCCATCAGTGCGTCTCCTACCGACAACCATATCAAACAATAGGCCCAAAAGTCAAAACCTTTTCGATTTTAAAGTATAATACTGATTCATGAAACTAAAACAGAGAATTGTAGCTAAGTGTGAGATAGGTAAACGCAAGATCTATAAGTTTAATCGACGAAAAACTCATTACAATTTTTGCAGATCCACAGTTTTTAAAGCAAATGAAAGATGATTTCTTCAAAATTCAGCTAAACAATCCCATTTCTACAACCCACAGAATGCAAATCTCAAATCATAAGATCCAAATTCGCAATTAAAAACCGATTCCAATCAGATCTACAGCAAGCAGTGAGAAACTACAAAGATCTACACATTCCAGCACACCCAAACAGCATCACAAGTAAATGAGCAACCTTTCTGAATCAAACACCGCAACACACAGAACCCAAATCGAATCATGCAAAAACAATATCGAAAAATatccataaacaaaaaaaatcgaaaacaacCCAATTGAGCAAAACCACGGAGCTCGACGAAATACCAAATGAGCAGAGCAGATGAATATTACCTCAGTCAATGTGAGGCGGGAGGTCGACGgcggagagagcgagagagatcTTATGCGGAagaagagcgagagagagaagagagaggatagGGAGATCCTTCTCCTCCAGATTCGCCAATCGGCGGGCCTCGGACTTCCGCGTGGCAGCCTCCGCCagcttctcggcttcttcctcgcGCTTCTTGGCCGCGGGGGATTTGCTGATGAAGCATTCTCGTTGCAGCCATCCCAGGGAGTCGGTGACCCCCAAATCCTTCCTCGCGCTTCTTGGCCACGGGGGATTTGCTGCCTTTCACCTCGCACCAGTACTACTCGTCCTTCTCGCGAGCCTCGCGTTCCTTGCGCTTGGCTTCGATGAAGCTCTTcatagagagacagagagagtgagagagatgagGCTCGGCTGCGCGAGAAGGTTACTGGGCTAGGTTACACTGGAGGcagggaatgagagagagaagagaggaatgaaaaaaataaaaggtgcggctagggttaaaacttaaaaggttTGTTGATTGctcaaaaaaactaaaaaacttttTTGAAACCCTGGAGGCATGAGGATTCGAACCTATGCGCAGGGGCTTGAAGAGTTTCAAGCAAACCAACTTGGTACCTGGTTATGTCTTGTTATGATTGTATCactaaattatttataatattgaaaaaaaattaaatatatatatatgttcggttcggttcggtttggttcggtttccgaaccttaaaaaccgaaaccgaaccagccaggttcggttcggt harbors:
- the LOC126617970 gene encoding glycerol-3-phosphate dehydrogenase [NAD(+)] 1, chloroplastic-like is translated as MGYMTPIQDVEGVELCGTLKNVVAIAAGFVDGLEMGNNTKAAIMRIGLREMKAFSKMLFSSIEMARGSSKKGAMLPPRPPMR